Proteins from a single region of Flavobacterium sp. YJ01:
- a CDS encoding alpha/beta fold hydrolase yields MTLSLEYKIQEPKVILDKNPLLLLLHGYGSNEADLFSFASELPDNYYIISARAPYDLQYGAYAWYAINFDADQNKFSDNEQAKTSRDMIANFIDELVSKYPIDANNVTLIGFSQGSILSYATALSYPEKIQRVVAMSGYFNEEIIKEGFENNDFKNLKFFASHGTVDQVIPIEWARKTPAALEKLNIPVTYKEYPVGHGVAPQNFFDFKNWLIG; encoded by the coding sequence ATGACTCTATCTTTAGAATATAAAATACAAGAACCTAAAGTAATTTTAGACAAAAATCCATTATTGCTTTTACTGCACGGATACGGAAGTAACGAAGCTGATTTATTCTCATTTGCTTCTGAACTTCCAGATAATTATTATATAATTTCTGCAAGAGCTCCTTATGATTTACAATACGGTGCTTACGCTTGGTACGCAATCAATTTTGATGCAGATCAAAATAAGTTTTCTGATAATGAACAGGCAAAAACGTCAAGAGATATGATTGCCAATTTTATTGACGAATTAGTTTCAAAATATCCAATTGATGCCAATAATGTAACACTTATTGGATTTAGTCAAGGATCGATTTTAAGTTATGCAACTGCCCTTTCTTATCCAGAAAAAATCCAGAGAGTTGTGGCAATGAGTGGTTATTTTAATGAAGAAATCATCAAAGAAGGTTTTGAAAATAATGACTTTAAAAACTTAAAATTCTTTGCTTCTCACGGAACTGTAGATCAAGTTATTCCGATTGAATGGGCAAGAAAAACTCCTGCCGCTTTAGAAAAATTAAATATTCCTGTTACATATAAAGAATATCCTGTTGGGCATGGAGTTGCTCCGCAAAATTTCTTTGATTTTAAGAATTGGCTTATTGGCTAG
- a CDS encoding dihydroorotase, which translates to MKIIIKSAKIIDSKSPFHNQTVDLLIADGLIEKIGVSLPNDDAEVVRFDDLHVSQGWFDSSVSLGEPGYEDRETIANGLNVAAKSGFTAIALQPNSLPIIDNQSQVNFVKNKANGFATEIFPIGALTKSSEGKDMAELFDMKNAGAVAFGDYNKSIDNANILKIALQYVQDFDGLVIAYSQDPNIKGNGVANEGIVSTRLGLKGIPNLAEELQISRNLFLLEYTGGKLHIPTISTAKSVELIREAKAKGLNVTASASVHHLVLTDEKLDGFDTRFKVTPPLRTEVDRQALLNGVADGTIDMITSDHNPIDIEFKKMEFDTAKNGTIGLESAFGALMTVLPVETIVAKLTAAKAIFGLANSTIEEGAKANLTLFTTEHKSIFEKENILSKSKNSAFLGTELKGSVYGIYNQNQLVTK; encoded by the coding sequence ATGAAAATAATCATCAAAAGCGCCAAAATTATCGACTCAAAAAGTCCGTTTCACAATCAGACCGTTGATCTTTTAATTGCAGATGGTTTAATAGAAAAAATAGGCGTTTCTCTTCCAAACGACGATGCAGAAGTTGTAAGATTCGATGATCTTCACGTTTCTCAAGGCTGGTTTGACAGCAGCGTTTCTCTTGGTGAACCAGGTTACGAAGACAGAGAAACCATTGCAAACGGATTAAATGTTGCAGCAAAAAGTGGTTTTACAGCAATTGCTTTACAACCCAATTCACTACCAATTATTGACAATCAGTCTCAAGTAAACTTTGTAAAAAATAAAGCAAATGGTTTTGCTACAGAAATTTTCCCAATTGGAGCTTTAACAAAATCTAGCGAAGGAAAAGATATGGCAGAACTTTTTGACATGAAAAATGCTGGCGCCGTAGCTTTTGGAGATTATAATAAAAGCATCGACAACGCCAATATTTTAAAAATTGCTTTGCAATACGTACAAGATTTTGACGGTCTGGTAATTGCATATTCTCAAGATCCAAATATTAAAGGAAACGGTGTGGCAAACGAAGGAATTGTTTCAACAAGATTGGGTTTGAAAGGAATTCCGAATTTAGCTGAAGAACTTCAAATTTCTAGAAACTTGTTTTTGTTAGAATATACAGGCGGAAAACTTCACATTCCGACAATCTCTACTGCAAAATCGGTTGAATTGATTAGAGAAGCAAAAGCTAAAGGCTTAAACGTTACAGCAAGTGCTTCTGTACATCATTTGGTTTTAACGGATGAAAAACTAGACGGATTTGATACTCGTTTTAAAGTTACGCCGCCATTACGCACAGAAGTAGACAGACAAGCTCTATTAAATGGAGTTGCTGACGGCACAATCGACATGATTACATCAGACCATAATCCGATTGATATTGAATTTAAAAAAATGGAATTTGATACCGCAAAAAATGGAACTATTGGTTTAGAAAGTGCTTTTGGAGCTTTAATGACGGTTTTACCGGTAGAAACGATTGTAGCAAAATTAACTGCAGCAAAAGCTATTTTCGGTCTTGCAAATTCTACAATTGAAGAAGGTGCAAAAGCTAATTTGACACTTTTTACAACTGAGCATAAATCAATTTTCGAGAAAGAAAATATTCTTTCAAAATCTAAAAATTCTGCATTTTTAGGAACTGAACTTAAAGGTTCTGTTTACGGAATTTACAATCAAAATCAACTTGTTACAAAATAA
- a CDS encoding BatA domain-containing protein, protein MHFKHPEILYFLFLLIVPILVHLFQLRRFKTSYFTNVRFLKELAIQTRKSSKIKKRLLLATRLLLLTFIILAFAQPFFQAKDSKNASNEMYIVLDNSFSMQAKGKKGELLKRAVQELLENTPENTQFSLLTNTENFWNTDIKSSKSALQNLKYSASPFDLSAISAKIKAHKSAHKKDIVIITDAIGLKQKDIANIDFDEKPYFIVPEAEQKNNVSIDSVYINQSLENFYEIGINLSAYGEDFKPVSTALYNQNKLIAKTIVNFDTKKKKINFTIPKEAFHGYVTIEDNGLTYDNKLFFSISKNKKTNVISIGEPEKSNFLSRIYTSGEFNFYNYSISSLDYNSLEKQNTIILNELVDIPQALQTTLKAFVSKGGNLVVIPSEKSSVSNLNALLSNFGKIQFGNLESNSKLITKINFDHPLFSGVFENKISNFQYPKVNSSFAVSSSYPAVLSFEDQTPFVTAVQNQVAGITVFTAPINSTNSNFQQSPLIVPLFYKIAQNNQKTGVNALTIGSNQPYFVDVLLTKDAILEVKGNDDSFIPIQQILNNKVKLTFNDFPETAGNYGIFDKKEWVENISFNYKRTESDLSQVNTNVVSDFKTADTISTIFNTLQTERTDSQIWKWFVIFALLFLALEMAIIKFVK, encoded by the coding sequence ATGCATTTTAAACATCCCGAAATTCTATACTTTCTGTTTTTATTGATCGTTCCAATTTTGGTTCATTTATTTCAATTAAGACGTTTTAAAACTTCCTATTTTACTAATGTTCGATTTTTAAAAGAACTCGCGATTCAGACTCGTAAAAGTTCCAAAATCAAAAAAAGACTTTTATTAGCAACTCGTTTATTACTCCTAACTTTTATCATTTTAGCTTTTGCACAACCTTTTTTTCAGGCGAAAGACAGTAAAAATGCATCAAATGAAATGTATATTGTTTTAGACAATTCTTTCAGCATGCAAGCAAAAGGAAAAAAGGGTGAATTATTAAAAAGAGCTGTTCAGGAATTGCTTGAAAATACTCCAGAAAACACTCAGTTTTCTTTATTAACAAACACAGAAAATTTTTGGAATACGGATATAAAATCTTCTAAAAGTGCTTTACAAAACTTAAAATACAGCGCTTCACCTTTTGATCTTTCTGCTATTTCAGCCAAAATCAAAGCGCATAAATCTGCGCATAAAAAAGACATTGTAATTATTACAGATGCTATTGGTTTAAAACAAAAAGATATTGCAAATATAGATTTTGATGAAAAACCATATTTCATAGTTCCAGAAGCAGAACAAAAAAATAACGTTTCTATTGACAGCGTTTACATCAATCAGAGTTTAGAGAATTTCTATGAAATTGGCATCAACTTATCTGCTTATGGTGAAGATTTCAAACCAGTTTCGACCGCTTTATACAATCAAAACAAACTGATCGCCAAAACGATTGTCAATTTTGACACGAAGAAAAAGAAAATCAATTTTACGATTCCGAAAGAAGCATTTCACGGATATGTAACAATTGAAGACAATGGTTTGACTTATGATAACAAATTGTTTTTCAGTATTTCTAAAAATAAAAAAACAAACGTTATCAGTATTGGCGAACCTGAAAAAAGCAATTTCTTATCTCGAATTTATACTTCTGGCGAATTTAATTTTTATAATTATTCCATCAGTTCTTTAGATTATAATAGCTTAGAAAAACAAAATACGATTATTTTAAATGAATTAGTTGACATTCCGCAGGCACTGCAAACGACTTTGAAAGCTTTTGTTTCTAAAGGAGGAAATTTAGTTGTCATTCCATCTGAGAAAAGTTCTGTTTCAAACCTAAATGCTTTATTAAGCAATTTTGGAAAAATTCAATTCGGAAATCTAGAAAGTAACAGTAAATTAATTACCAAAATAAATTTCGATCATCCTTTATTTTCTGGAGTTTTTGAAAACAAAATTTCTAATTTTCAATACCCAAAAGTAAATAGTTCGTTTGCCGTTTCTAGTTCTTATCCTGCTGTTCTTTCATTTGAAGATCAAACTCCATTTGTTACTGCCGTTCAGAATCAAGTTGCGGGAATTACAGTTTTTACAGCTCCAATAAATAGCACAAATTCAAATTTCCAGCAATCACCTTTAATTGTTCCGCTTTTTTATAAAATAGCACAGAACAATCAAAAAACGGGGGTAAATGCCTTGACAATCGGAAGTAATCAGCCATATTTTGTTGATGTTTTATTGACTAAAGATGCGATTTTGGAAGTAAAAGGAAATGACGATTCATTTATTCCAATTCAGCAGATTTTAAACAATAAAGTCAAACTAACCTTTAACGATTTTCCAGAAACAGCTGGCAATTACGGAATTTTCGATAAAAAAGAATGGGTAGAAAATATTAGCTTTAATTATAAAAGAACCGAAAGCGATTTGAGTCAAGTAAACACCAATGTGGTTTCAGATTTCAAAACTGCCGATACGATTTCGACCATTTTTAATACGCTACAAACTGAGCGAACTGACAGCCAAATTTGGAAATGGTTTGTTATCTTTGCACTGTTATTTTTAGCATTAGAAATGGCAATTATAAAATTTGTGAAGTAG